A genome region from Aphelocoma coerulescens isolate FSJ_1873_10779 chromosome Z unlocalized genomic scaffold, UR_Acoe_1.0 ChrZ, whole genome shotgun sequence includes the following:
- the HSPB3 gene encoding heat shock protein beta-3: MLSSACSKSERRHQLIGWSVGKTYSREELALTLQLPDTARVAADLSASAMAEAVIRHWVETPVRYQEQFVDQELEAHKLNHLLYALPGPATAALSNQRCVTESTAGARKSSQEEENTRFRVLLDVVQFCPEDIIIQTFEGWLLIKARHGPRMDEHGFISRSFTRQYKLPDGVENKDLSALFCHDGILVVEMKSSVGKN; this comes from the coding sequence ATGTTAAGCTCTGCCTGTTCTAAAAGTGAAAGGCGACATCAACTGATAGGCTGGTCTGTGGGTAAGACATACAGCCGGGAAGAACTCGCTCTGACTCTGCAGCTTCCTGACACAGCACGAGTAGCAGCTGATCTTTCTGCCTCTGCAATGGCAGAAGCTGTCATAAGACACTGGGTGGAAACTCCTGTACGCTACCAGGAGCAGTTTGTTGACCAAGAGCTGGAAGCACACAAGCTGAACCACCTTTTATACGCTTTGCCGGGCCCTGCTACCGCTGCGCTGAGCAACCAAAGGTGCGTCACAGAAAGCACGGCTGGGGCCAGGAAGAGCAGCCAGGAGGAGGAAAACACACGCTTTCGGGTCTTGCTGGACGTTGTGCAGTTCTGCCCCGAAGATATCATTATCCAGACTTTTGAAGGCTGGCTCCTGATTAAAGCTCGGCACGGACCCAGGATGGATGAACATGGTTTCATATCCAGAAGCTTCACCAGACAATACAAATTACCTGATGGAGTGGAGAACAAAGACTTGTCTGCACTTTTCTGCCATGATGGCATTTTGGTTGTTGAAATGAAGAGCTCAGTGGGAAAGAACTAG